In Fragaria vesca subsp. vesca linkage group LG5, FraVesHawaii_1.0, whole genome shotgun sequence, the genomic stretch TGACTCTCATCGTTAGGGTCGTCTCTCTGAGGCATGTTCCGCCAGAGAGAGTAGATAACGGAGAGCGCGAAGGCCCCGGAAGGCGAGAACTCGAACCTCTTGATCCCGAGCTCGACAGCGAGGTGGTGGGTCCAGCCGAGAAACATGTCGGAGATGATCGCGGCGGGAGGGTCAGGGTGGGACCTGAACCAGTCGACGATGGGGCGGTGGAGCTCATGGAGGGCGCACATCATGGAGACGAAGGCTTGGATGGGGAGGTCCTTGACGTTTTCGATGCCGGGAGGGATGGAGGGGTGGGGAGGGAAAGGGAGGACTATGGTTTTGATGGAGGGGTGGTTGGAGAGGATGGGGTGTAGGATGGGGAGGTTTTTAGGGGTGACGAGGATGGTGATGGAGACGCCGCGGAGGGCGAGTTGGTGGGTTAGGTCGAGGAGAGGGAGCATGTGACCTTGTGCAGGGTAGGGGAAGACCAGGACGTGGACTTTGCCGGTCGTCATGGTGATCGGAGTTACTGTGTTTTTGTTGGTTTGGGAGATGTAATGGATTTGAGAGAGAGAGAGAAGATGGAGGAGGGTTGGGTTTTGGAGGAAGGGAGACACGTTCATGGTGGAAGAGTAGGAATAGGTCCTATATATTCGGTGGGTGTCCTAGCTCGTTGTCGGATCACTCTATTTTTTGGTCAAGAGAAGTAAGTAAGTATTTAAGTCTGAGATTTTTCTTTGAGGAAAAATATTTAAGTCTAAGATTTGACTTGCCACAGAAAGGACAATTCTGAGGTGTATTACCATAACTAGGATTAGTAACGGACAATTGTAAATGTCTACTTACGAAATATCGATGTGCAAGATATGTGCAAGTGTAAGTGTAAGTTTGATAACACATTTACTTATTTAAAATAGAATTCATCAAGAACATGAGATAGAATGAATAAGACACAGAATAAAATAGTATGTGGTATTATTTCTAAACTCATTTTCTTCCCTTGGTATTACAAATCCAAGTTATTAATGAATGAATTCCGGGTTCAGAGGTGGGACCCATAATAATTTTCATTCCACTATGAGCAAATAAACACAAAAATTTTCTTATTCTATAATCATTCACACACATCTCAATTACATTCTAGGTAAGTAAATAATTGATAAGTATAACAAAACATACAAGGGAATCATGCAATTAATCTCCCTGAACTTGAAAAATGTTGTTTTGGAATCAGACAAAGTGGTATTTAATTAGCTAGGAGACTTAACCAAACTGATATTGGTGACTCAACCTACAAATCATCCGCTATGTACGATTCCCATAGTGAAATGTAGATTGTTGTTCATGTAAAAATTAAGTTGATATTTGATAAGACGTCATGGATGAGAGAGTGCCAAACCATGTTCATACCATGTCATAATTTCATCATAAACAAGTCATGATTCTTAGGACCCTTAAGGTATATACTGTTTAAGAAATGTTATTTATAATTAAGAATCAATGCAAATCTTGCAAAAACCTTAAACCTGGCAATGTTATTACTACTATATGCTCATCTGGCTGATACAATATTATTCCATCATTTTGTTTTGGCATGATCCTTTCATTTAACATATTATCCACTCCCGTTTCATAGGATTTGTTTGCTATTATAAATTAGAGCAAGCGTTCAATTAGATTCACCTTTCACCTTATTTCAAGATAAACAACACATTTGAATTAGCTATATTTTCTTTTTTTTATTAAATATACAATTAATGTGTTACAATACTGTGAGTCGAACTCACAACCTCTCACATACAAGAAGTGACTCATGCAATAGCTATATTTTCATGTTTGGGTCTGAGATTCGTATCCTGTTTGCCGTAGGAACCGTGACTGGACATAACTACATCTAATGGATATTGGGCCATAGAATTTTTAGCCCAGCTTATTATTTCGTATATATCAAAACTCAATTTGGATTTTGGCGCAGAGAGACTGACTGAGCTCCCAATGGCGCGTGAAACAGACGACTCGTCCTCCCCAAACAAACGCCTGAAAACCCTAAATCCCCAAATCGAATCCCAACCGGATCCAAATCAACCCGAAACCCCGCCGGAAACCGATGATTCGCCGCCCGACCGCTGCGCTATTTGCTTCTTGGACGATGGCAAAGCCGCCCGAGGCAAAATCGATTGCTGCGACCACTACTTCTGCTTCTTGTGCATCAAAGAATGGGCCAAAACCGAGTCACGCTGCCCAATTTGCCGCCGGCGGTTCAACTCCATCCGGCGGCCGCCGAAAGTCGGCGTCTTTGTTCGTGAGCGCGTTGTTAAGGTCCCGGTTCGAGATCAGGTCAGTAATTCAGTATCAATTTTTATCAAATTTGTGTTTTCTGATTTGGGTTTGTGATATTTTTTACATTATAATGGGTTTTGTGGGTTCGGTGAATTGGGTTTATGGTTAGCTTAGAGTCTTTAATTTTAATTTGCAGGGAGATAAATCGGGGCATGTTGATGCTTATGAAGAAGTAGCGTGTAATGTGTGTAGCTCAATGACAGATGATCATTTTATGTTGCTATGTGATTTATGTGATGGAGCGGCACATACTTACTGTGTTGGGCTTGGTTACACTGTGCCGGAAGGCGATTGGTTTTGTAACGACTGCATAGCTTCTAGACCTGAGCTTGCTAATGGGAATGGTGAGGATGAATGTGGTATGATCCCAACAGAAGCTGTGCCTGTGCCTTGTTTATCGGTCTCTGATATTGTAAGAGAACCGAATTTCTCGGTGGTTCAAAGACCGGTGAGAATCACTCCAAATTCAAATCAGTCCTTGGTTGGTGCTCAAGTTGGCAGGCCAGCAAAAGCACCACCAAGGGTTGCCAGTATATCAGCTGAATCAGCTGCAAGAACATTGGATAGGTGTCGAAATGTGCAGACTCGCATATTTACACTACGTGAGAATTGGAATGGCTTCCGCAGTGGTGCATTGAGCTTCCCTGCAAGTTCATCGAAATCGAAAGCTGGGTGCAGCGGTAGTCAAGGAAATGGTGTGATGTCTCTTGAAAGATCAAGCCAAACAGAATCTTCATTATCTCCAAGTCGTCAGGAACTGGAAATTCGAGGTGGTTGCGACCCCCATGATATTGCCAAGGCATGGAAAATGCTGGAAAGGGCAAAGCCAAAACAGTGTATACATAAAAAGAACAGTAGTGGGGTTCAGTTGTTGCAGTTCTCAAAACTTCCTTTTAGCAGAACAAGTGCTCTGAAGGAACAAACCAGTGCGAATCCATGTCCCTATAGATCAGGTCAACAACAAGCCTCGTTTTCAACAGGTTGTCAGCAAAATGAAGTAGGTTGTGGCTCGCGTGAGATTGTCAAAACATGGAAAATAATGGATAGGGCAAAGTTGAAACAACATGTTGATGAAAGCACCAGCAGTGCCCTGAAGCTTCCATCTAGGAAAGCAAATGCTTCACATGAAGCAAGCAATGTGAATTCAAGTTTCAACACATTGAAAGGCCAACAACTTGGAGCTCCAAATCAAGGAAGACCTGAAATGGAGAAGGTATACAAAGGTAAGGAAAGGCAGCCTAGGGTCACAACACAGGAGGCTGTAGAGTCAATCCTAGGCATTTCATGTAGTAATTCTTCACCAGGATTATTTATAGCTCCATATCCTAGGAACATGAATAGGTCAGCTTCATTACAGAAAAATCAACCTGCACTGAGTATGGTTAATGAGCAAAATGGTTCTGCTTCTTCACTGATGGAAGGAACTTCTAATTCGTTTTGTGGCAAACCTGAGCTCAGTACATCTTCTTCCGGGAACTTAGAAGAGGTCTCTGTGGAAAGCAGAGCAAGAAAAGTAGACGATGAGGCCAAAAGTGAGATCCAGTCTCTTGTCAAGATGAACTTGAAGCTTCTAAGTAAAGACCAGCGCCTAGGAGCTGATGCATTCAAACAAATTGCTAGGGCTGCCACACATACCGTCTTGGCTGCATGTGGTTTAGAGCATCATCACAAGTCTGTTGTGCACTCATCCTCAAGCTTAGTATGCCGCCACACCGAACAGCTTCAGCTGCCACATAAATCTAATCTGATGCGTAAGGCCTGCCGAGATTGCTTTTATGGGTTTGTGAAAGATGTTGTCAGTTCAATTCTGCACAATCATGATGGGTTCCGACTGCGGTTTTCAGGTCATAAACAGAAGTTGTAGCCCAGTTAAATTTTATTTCGTTTTTTTTTTTTTTCATAGGAGTACCATGTACTGACTGACTTGACCATTTTTTGTCTTCATAAATTGCACAAGCATGAAGCATGAATAAGATAGGAATGATTTCCTACTTGTATATGTAGCACACTAATAAGCAATGAAAAGGACAAGAACCCACCAGAATTCGTGTGGTCCGTTCCTAACTTCCTATTACAAGTTGGATTACTAGATACTCTCGACTTGTTCATGTAGGAATATAAATATAGACATGCGGCACAATGCCTTGGTTATAAACTTATAATCTTTTATTTCTCTTCAATTCAAGTCTCAGGTTTTCCCAAATTTCTGAAATCGCAATTTGACTGTACTTTGCAAGGGAATGGAAATATGAGTAAGCAAACTGGTCAATGTCATCTCTTCTTTTACCAACAAAGAAGTAATAGTACCATCTTCGGATGCTGAGAATCAAGATCTCGTAAGAGAAATCCTTTCAAGATTACCTGTCAAGTCTTTAGTTAGGTTTAAATGCGTATCAAAAGAGTGGTTTGCTCTCTTAAACGAAGAGTTTATTCTGAAGAACAATATTCTTAGTATACTCTACCTTCACAGTCATGAAGGTGGACATCATCATCACAAGTTCTCATTGCTTGACAGAAACGTCGACACACTTTCGTCACCTGCATTTTTCCTGGATCAATCGATTGAGAGCGTACAGATTGTGGGATCTGATAATGGTTTGGTCTGCCTTCATCTTCTTGAAGATGGAATCGAAACGGAGCAAATCGTGGTATGGAACCCATTAACAAAACAATATAAGAAACTACCTAAGCCCTTGTCTTTGGAGGGGGAAGTAAAGGAGAAAAGAAACATGAGGACACCAAAGGTAGGTTTTGGATTCATTCAGGGCCATGGCATGGATATCGATTACAAACTGGTGAGGATTTCACTGAGGAATTATAGAAGACTTGCAACCCAAGTCTCCACACGAAGTTCTAAATCATGGAGAGAACTTGAAGACAGTAATCTATCATGTTTTGGGATTGATAAGGAGTCTTCCATTACTTTGAATGGAGTGTTGTATTTCTTGTCATGGACTACTTATTCGAGGGGCCTCAACGACAACGGATGGAGAGTTTTCTCATTCAACCTGCATGATGAGGTGTTTCATAGCATACCATTACCGTCTGAT encodes the following:
- the LOC101292906 gene encoding uncharacterized protein LOC101292906; this encodes MARETDDSSSPNKRLKTLNPQIESQPDPNQPETPPETDDSPPDRCAICFLDDGKAARGKIDCCDHYFCFLCIKEWAKTESRCPICRRRFNSIRRPPKVGVFVRERVVKVPVRDQGDKSGHVDAYEEVACNVCSSMTDDHFMLLCDLCDGAAHTYCVGLGYTVPEGDWFCNDCIASRPELANGNGEDECGMIPTEAVPVPCLSVSDIVREPNFSVVQRPVRITPNSNQSLVGAQVGRPAKAPPRVASISAESAARTLDRCRNVQTRIFTLRENWNGFRSGALSFPASSSKSKAGCSGSQGNGVMSLERSSQTESSLSPSRQELEIRGGCDPHDIAKAWKMLERAKPKQCIHKKNSSGVQLLQFSKLPFSRTSALKEQTSANPCPYRSGQQQASFSTGCQQNEVGCGSREIVKTWKIMDRAKLKQHVDESTSSALKLPSRKANASHEASNVNSSFNTLKGQQLGAPNQGRPEMEKVYKGKERQPRVTTQEAVESILGISCSNSSPGLFIAPYPRNMNRSASLQKNQPALSMVNEQNGSASSLMEGTSNSFCGKPELSTSSSGNLEEVSVESRARKVDDEAKSEIQSLVKMNLKLLSKDQRLGADAFKQIARAATHTVLAACGLEHHHKSVVHSSSSLVCRHTEQLQLPHKSNLMRKACRDCFYGFVKDVVSSILHNHDGFRLRHEGGHHHHKFSLLDRNVDTLSSPAFFLDQSIESVQIVGSDNGLVCLHLLEDGIETEQIVVWNPLTKQYKKLPKPLSLEGEVKEKRNMRTPKVGFGFIQGHGMDIDYKLVRISLRNYRRLATQVSTRSSKSWRELEDSNLSCFGIDKESSITLNGVLYFLSWTTYSRGLNDNGWRVFSFNLHDEVFHSIPLPSDNSGSRSLFAWNNLVACSLCSDRLSTQYDVWVMRTESGDATQMPTSWNWTKQVTMKQPDGWIYCYPYGVWDNQFILIKYRPDSHKDAYHLKHLCAYDLGNQKERVLIGPERLGGYRRQVVDYVESLVSV